The nucleotide window CGATTCCTAAGTTTTTGTATAGCTCAGGTTGTCGATAAATAATGCCTGCTATACCACACACTACTTATTCCTCCCTTAGAGAGTGGCTAGTTGCTAGTCACTTTCGTCATTACGATAGATTAAAATTTTATCTTGTTATAACAAGGTGTTTTCAATAAATCTGTGTCCAAGATTACCGATTTTCTGTTGACTCTTGCGGTTGGAATTTTGTATCGTGTTTCGTCAATGTCACTGCATAACATAGTCGATCAGCCCGCGAAAGCGTCTCACCACAAATGACGGGTTTTTCTCCTATGGTATAAGCTATGTAGCGATTTACAAGTAATGGTGCACCCAGGGGAATATCTAGATAGTCGCTGACTTCATGAGGCGCATGGGTGCATTCAATGATCGTTGCTACACGTTCAATTGAAACACCATTACTATCGAGTGTTGGGTAAATTAAGCTTGATTGTAGTTCTGTCGCAAATGTCTTACCTAAATTGAAGGGAATGTAGGTAATGTCTACTGCAACAGGAATTTGATCGGTAAGAATAACTTTTTTTTGGCAGTAAACTTGTGGTGTTCGTTCATCTAACTGTAGCTGCTTGCAGACCTTGAGTGATGGTGCGACTATTTCAAAGCTGAGGCTACAAATACTTGCTGTAGAGCCTTGTCGCGTCATATCTTCATCAAAGAAGATTAGAGGGTTAGAAAGGGAACGCGTGACTTTTTTGCGATCCTTGACAAAGACGCCCTTACCACGATGCGAAATGACTAACCCTTGGTTGACAAGATTGGCGATCGCTCGTCGTACTGTAATCCGACTGACGTTAAACTGCAACATTAACTGATGTTCGCTAGGAAGTTGCTCTCCAGGAGAGTATTCACTACTATAAATTTGCTCGCGTAGCTGTTCTGAAATGGCTAAGTGTAAAGGAAGATTGGAGTTAACTGCTACTGGCGATGTCATTGAAAATATCCGAGAGCCTAATCTTTATTGTGTCATGTATTGCTTTTACTATCGGTGGCTTAACTTCGGTATACTTGTTATAATAAGTAATTTGCATTGATATCGGATAACGTTCAGGATCATTTGCCTCTAGGCTTTAACTAGGAGAACGATGGATGGTTGAAACAGCAGATGTCGTTGTAGTGGGGGGAGGTTGTATTGGTGCAGCGACTGCTTTGCATCTAGCACAAAATCAAGCTGGAAAGGTGGTACTACTAGAACAAAAGGAACTGGCAAATGGGGCATCAGGTAAAGGTATTGGTATTATTCGCACGCACTACACGCATCCTGTTTTAGCCGAGTTAGCATATCTATCTCAACAACGATTTCACAATTTTAAGGAACTTTTCGGTGGCTATGAGAGTGGTTTTGATCCTTGTGGATACTATGTTTTAGTCTCAGACGCAGATGTGGCAACTCTTCAAACTGTTGTGCAAATGCATCAATCAATGAATATTAGTGTTGATTTAATTGATTTAGCAGAAGTTCAAGCCAGAGTTCCTTACCTCAATCTCAATGATGTTGCCGCTGCTGCTTATGAACCACTTTCAGGTTATGGTAGCCCACCACAAACAACCCTGGCTTTTGCACAACGTGCTGCAGATTTAGGTGTAGAAGTTCTCACGCAAACACCTGTTAAAGATATTGAGTTAGATGCTTCAGGAATTCAAGGTGTTGTGACAAGTAAAGGTGCGATCGCCACGCGCACTGTTGTCGATTGTGTTGGTCCTTGGGCAAGAAAATTTACGCAAAATTTGGGCTTAGATTTTCCTGTCAATCCTGTTGTGGAACACGTTGTGGTTGTCGAAAGACCACATGATCTGCAAAGTCACCCTGTTGTTTCTGATTTAGTAAATCTTTGCTACTCGCGCTCAGATCCGCAACAACCTTATACGCGAATTGGGAATTCCGATCCTAAGTATCATTCGCAATTTATGTTACAAGATGCTGATGATTTTCACGGACAAATTTATCCGCAAATTACTGAACAATTGCAGACAAAACTGATTCAACGCTATCCAATTTTAGAAAAAGCTAAAGTTGTCGATAAGTATTCAGGTATCTGGGGCGTGACACCAGACTATCAACCGATTATTGACACTCTCAAGCACATTCCAGGATTATACTGTGCTGTCGGTTTTAGCGGTCATGGCTACAAACTTAGTCCGATTATTGGTGAACTGATGAGTCAATTTATCTTAGGCGATCGCTCTGCAATGGATAAGTTGGATATCTTTCGCTTCAGTCGTTTTCAAGAAAATGACTTAGTTAAATCACCTATAACTTATGGCAAAGCCAAAGGATTGCGCTAAAAATGCATAGTTGTGGGGAGGAAAAGTATGTTAGGGGTACTTGCTAAGTTAGTAATTTAGCTATACAATGTTTTTTATATAATAGAAATCCAAACATTTAAAAAACAAAAGAACAGATTTCCATTATGAAGAAAATTATATCAGAAATACTTCTAAATATCAAGTGGAAATCATCTCAATCTTAACGTTGTAAAAGTAGTGGTAGTCGAGGACGTTGCACAATAGAAGATATGTAGCCAATTACAGTGCTGCTTTGAATTGAAATAGTAAAGATAAATCAATGTCTAAGATATTAAAAACTTTGGTGCAAGCTGCGATCGCATCTCCCCTAGTACTTACAGCAAGTCTTTATAACTCAAGTGCCTTAGCTCAAACACCAAATACTGCAACTAGTAGCGAACCAGGTTGTCTTTCGGGGTATCCTGATGAAACATTTCGAGGCGATCGCCCAGTGACACGCTACGAATTTGCGGCAGGGTTAAACGCTTGCTTAGATCGAGTAAATGAACTGCTTCCCAATCGTGACCTAGCAACACGCGCCGAATTTGAAGCTTTAATTCAACGCCAACGAGAACTCAACGCCGAAATTCGAGAACTCAATGGCAGAGTAGGGGTGGGTGATTAGTTTTGAGTTTTGAGTTATGAGTTTTGAGTTAAAGAAGTAGGAGTTATGAGTTATGAGTTTTGAGTTGAAGAAGTAGGAGTTTTGGGTTTAGCCCATTTATAGCTTTGATAATCAGTAGTGGCAAGCTGCTACGCGTCTACGTTCTAAAAAAAGTCTTATGGATAATCAGAAAATTCTAGATGGTCCAAGTCCATCATTCATACAGCGTAGAATCAATATGATGCGGTGGATTTTCAATCCGCTAGCAATATTAGAAAAACGCTATCAGCAGTATGGTGATATTTACGTTGTCGCCAAAAATGTGTCACCACCAGTCGTTTATATTAGTAACCCTGAAGCATTACAGCAAATCTTTAGTGCGCCAGCAGAAACTTTTGATAGTAGCGGTGCAAACAACGTTTTATTACCTTTACTAGGCGATCGCTCGCTTATTTTACTCGATGGTGCAGCACATCAACGCCAGCGCAAGTTATTAATGCCACCATTTCATGGCGATCGCTTAAAAGCGTATGGCGAAACAATTCGTCAGATAACGCAACAAGTTATCAGTCAGTGGGAAGTTGGTAAATCATTCAATGTCCGCGCTGCAATGCAAGAAATTTCCTTGCGCGTGATTTTAAGTGCAGTTTTTGGATTACATCAAGGCGATCGCTTTGAGGAATTAAGAAAACTACTGACACGGCTATTAGATGGAGTAGGTTCTCCCGTTAGTTCAATGTTACTCTTTTTCCCTTCACTGCAAAAAGATTGGGGGATGTGGAGTCCGTGGGGGCGTTTTGTGAAGTTGCGATCGCAAATTGATGGCATTATATATGCCCAAATCCAAGAAAGAAGAGAATCTAATTCACCGCACGACGATATTCTCAGTTTACTGCTCGATGCCCGCGATGAAGACGGTCAACCAATGACTGACAAAGAACTGCGTGACGAATTAGTGACATTACTATTTGCAGGACATGAAACAACTGCTTCTGCTTTATCATGGGCATTGTACTGGATTGACAACTTACCTGAAGTGCGCGAGAAGTTATGGCAAGAACTTGATACACTGCCACCAAATGCCGATCCGAGTGCTGTGATTAAGCTACTTTATTTAAATGCTGTATGCTGTGAAACTTTGCGAATTTACCCGATCGCAATTAATACTTTTCCGCGTATTGTCAAATCACCCATCGACATCATGGGCTACCATTTTGAATCAGGTACGCTGTTACTTCCTTCTGTGTATCTCACGCATCACCGCGAAGATCTTTACCCAGAACCCAAGTGTTTCAAACCAGAACGCTTTCTCGAAAAACAGTTTTCACCGTATGAGTATTTACCCTTTGGTGGTG belongs to Gloeocapsopsis sp. IPPAS B-1203 and includes:
- a CDS encoding GntR family transcriptional regulator codes for the protein MTSPVAVNSNLPLHLAISEQLREQIYSSEYSPGEQLPSEHQLMLQFNVSRITVRRAIANLVNQGLVISHRGKGVFVKDRKKVTRSLSNPLIFFDEDMTRQGSTASICSLSFEIVAPSLKVCKQLQLDERTPQVYCQKKVILTDQIPVAVDITYIPFNLGKTFATELQSSLIYPTLDSNGVSIERVATIIECTHAPHEVSDYLDIPLGAPLLVNRYIAYTIGEKPVICGETLSRADRLCYAVTLTKHDTKFQPQESTENR
- a CDS encoding cytochrome P450, which translates into the protein MDNQKILDGPSPSFIQRRINMMRWIFNPLAILEKRYQQYGDIYVVAKNVSPPVVYISNPEALQQIFSAPAETFDSSGANNVLLPLLGDRSLILLDGAAHQRQRKLLMPPFHGDRLKAYGETIRQITQQVISQWEVGKSFNVRAAMQEISLRVILSAVFGLHQGDRFEELRKLLTRLLDGVGSPVSSMLLFFPSLQKDWGMWSPWGRFVKLRSQIDGIIYAQIQERRESNSPHDDILSLLLDARDEDGQPMTDKELRDELVTLLFAGHETTASALSWALYWIDNLPEVREKLWQELDTLPPNADPSAVIKLLYLNAVCCETLRIYPIAINTFPRIVKSPIDIMGYHFESGTLLLPSVYLTHHREDLYPEPKCFKPERFLEKQFSPYEYLPFGGGNRRCIGLAFAQFEMKLVLATILAQYDLQLANQTPIKPTRRGLTVAPSANLRMVVKQVRSQKSPALV
- a CDS encoding FAD-binding oxidoreductase, whose amino-acid sequence is MVETADVVVVGGGCIGAATALHLAQNQAGKVVLLEQKELANGASGKGIGIIRTHYTHPVLAELAYLSQQRFHNFKELFGGYESGFDPCGYYVLVSDADVATLQTVVQMHQSMNISVDLIDLAEVQARVPYLNLNDVAAAAYEPLSGYGSPPQTTLAFAQRAADLGVEVLTQTPVKDIELDASGIQGVVTSKGAIATRTVVDCVGPWARKFTQNLGLDFPVNPVVEHVVVVERPHDLQSHPVVSDLVNLCYSRSDPQQPYTRIGNSDPKYHSQFMLQDADDFHGQIYPQITEQLQTKLIQRYPILEKAKVVDKYSGIWGVTPDYQPIIDTLKHIPGLYCAVGFSGHGYKLSPIIGELMSQFILGDRSAMDKLDIFRFSRFQENDLVKSPITYGKAKGLR